CACCAAATCCTATCCTATAAAATGTTTGCATGCCACATGCACGCACCCCACTTTTCGTTCTCATTCCCTCCAATTATTCTCCAACagatcccccgcctcccccccgctGCCCCAACCCCGCTCCCTGCTACGACTTCTTCGACGGCAACTTCCCCGTAAGTATTTCCGGCTCCTCTTCGCTCCTCGTCCGCTCGGCTCGGAGATTTCGGACGCTCCAGCTGCCGGAGTCGGGTGAATGTGAGGATAAAAGCCGATGAATTCAAgctaatgttttttgttttatttttgtttttatggtttgtttacttttattttggcTTCAGCATTAcacgtttcttttttcttgtaaatTATTTGTTAATATTAGGCTGTCAAGCGCATAATTCAAGATTTATTAACTTACGaattcatcatcatgatgattaataatacatTATTAAGAGACTGGACACTCACAAATAGCCATCAtttcataatggtaatatatacatatatatatatatatatatatatatatatatatatatatatatatatatatatatatatatatatatatgaacacttgGTTCAGTATGTTCATATTGCAAATTCATGGTAGCTGATTCTTGCATGCAATTAAAAACGACTACcgtgaaaaaaaagttttctagagAGATAGGAATGGGGTTTAATAATTTTCAACTAATATCCAAATTAGTAACTTCAAAAGTACGTCATTCTGAAGATGCAAAGTTTCTCTACATACGCGCATCTTTCCTTTCCtgtaattcctcttcctctccttccttggaGCCGAACGGAGGAAAGCGAGTCATCCCTCacgcactctccctcctctcttgcaGTACTGCTACCACGACGACCAGTGTCCACCGGGCCAGAAATGCTGCACAGACGGCTGCTCCCAAAGGAAAATCTGTGTGCCCGTCTGAGTCATGTCCCAGCGAGTGCATGGCACATGACACGAACTTTTCCTGTGGGTGTCACGAACTTTCTTCTGTTGGTTTAACATCTCATCTCTGAAATGCACAGGTGTCATTTGACCAATAAATTTAGATCGGAATTCCGTTGCGTTTCGTTTTCCATGGAATGGCTTATGTGCAAATTATGATACATACGCACACCTAAGGAGCAGTTTTGAGAGGAACATGTGTACTAAGCTGTGGAATGAACCAGTGCAGAGGTTTCTGACTGGATACGATCCCGGTACCTTGTGGTTGCAAAGCATTCTCTATACTGCCGAGTCCATGCCCCTTCTGTAGCAACCGTCGTGAGGGAGATTCGATCCCTGGGCCACAAGCTTCGAAATCcaatacatataccatatataccgacacacatatatatattgatatatacatatacgtatattgtaagtatatatgtgtatatatagatagatagatagtcaaagTCAAAAggctttattccattaatttcaATGGTTCTTTTTACATAGTGTCAGCATAGTTTTATAGTAGAAGCATATCAATTACATTAGTAGGAGAGTTATGAAATAAAATGATGGTCACGTCATTAGGAATAGAGGTGCACAGTTTGGTTTTGCAAACAAATGCCTGAAGATGCTGTCAATTTAAAAGAtgctcctttcatttccttttgaaagtaattagCTTGGGAGATTGTTTCTAATACTCAATGGGAGGCTGTTCCATATCACGGGTCCTCGGATTTGCTTGACCCTGTTTCTGTGTATGATCTCTTGGCGCGCAGATTGTTAATCTGTAtgaatgcctgttttgttaccaattGTTTGTAGAGGCATTAACCAAAGAGGGATTGAGGGTTAGTTCTCATATAAGTGGGGATTTTGTTTATGTGATTAAGGTATGTTGGTGTCCACATGTTTGTAAATGTTGTCCATGCGTACCTCAGAAGTCACGTATCTATGTGTACTCCGAGATTTTTAGCGGAAATGCTTGGTCTTATATGATAGCTTTCAAATTCTATGAGTATGGGGATTTTGGCTATGTTTTATCGGCTACCTATAGAGCTGCACTGAGCATTTTCGTTTTAGTTTTAGACCATTATATCAAAATACATTTTGCTTCCGTAAGAGCCACATGAGTATTTCTTATCAGTTCATTCATGTTGCATATTAAACGAGACAGTTAAATGGACACACTAACATAAATATGATACTTATTTCCCGATATCATGTATGAATATTTGATCATTAGTTAGTATGCTTATTGTAAAGCGATTCTATTCAAGACGCAGAGTCCAAAAAAGGAACCATGATAATGCTACCTATGCCTGGCTTTCGTCAATGGCATATTGCATGAGGATCAATACGGATACGCTAAATGTTAACAACAGCCAGCGTCGACCGGGCCACAAATGCTGCCCAGAAGCCTGTTCAGGACAGTCACAAGGAAAGCGCTGGACCGACTGCTCAGGAGCTGCGTGTGTTGGACATTCaacctctttttcttttgattcttttttttctttctttctttttacctttctctgtGCCTAGAACAAAGAAATTTCTTCTCTAGGTTTAATATATTTCTTCTGAAATATTGACTAATAAACCGGATTGGAATTTCGTTTAGCATAAGTTTTCCCTGCAATACCTTACTTGCAAAACAAACACATCGTTGCACAagtgcgcacgcgcacgcacttatacacacacggacacacacatacacacatgcataaagaaccacacacaccagaatacacacatgcataagcatgtgtatgtgtgtatatgtatatatatatatatatatatatatatatatatatatatatatatacatatacatatatgtatatacctgtctctctctctatatatatatatgtgcgtgtgtgtgtgtgtgtgtgtgtttgtgtatggatgtatacacatacgcatatatatgtatatgtgtatgtgtgtatatgtatatccatatgtatatacatacatatacatatatatgaatatacatacatatacatatatatgaatatacatacatatacatatatatgaatatacatacatatgcatatatatgaatatacatacatatacatatatatgaatatacatacatatacatatatatgaatatacatacatatacatatatatgaatatacatacatatatacatatacatatatatgaatatacatacatatatacatatcaatacaaacacacaggcacacacatatatgaacacacacatatatgaatacacacacacatacacacacatatatgtgtgtgtgtgtgtgtgtgagaatgaatgtatgtgtgtgaagagagagagtattgtatatttatatatattcatctttaattTTCAAATAGGTTCATGTGCAAATAAATTTCTAATGAAAAGAGATGTTATGTTTCAATATACTTTATTGTTATAGTCCAGTGCAACCAAAACTGCAACAAAACTAGTGTCCCAAACCGTAGAATGATGTGCAGATCTTCCCTGGATTGCAAGCGTCCTCGCAACACTTCTCTTCCCGGGGACAGTCGCTGTCGACGGAGCaagactgcgagagagagagagagagtcagtgaggactatatacatatatacaaatgcatacatacacatatatgtgtgtgtgtgcgcacacatgtatacatatatagggagaGATAAATACGGACATGATTTTATAGACTGACATCCagtcatatctctctctcgctctctttatctatctatatgtatataaatagatagatgtagatatatttgtgtgtatatatatgcatatgtgtgtgtgtgtctgtctgtgtctatgtgtgtatatgtatatatatatatatgtgtatatatttatatatgtatatatatatatgtatgtatgtatatgtttgtatgtgtgtgtgtgtgtgtgtgtgtatatatatatatatatatatatatatatatatatatatatatatatatatatggatatatatatatatatatatatatatatatatatatatatatatatatatagtcatatgtctatatatatacatatgcatatgtatgtgtatatatgtcagaattattccgACACTGAAATTAGAAAAGGTTTAGAGGATTGCTAAAAAGCGGTTGAGATGCGTTGCCAAATTTGTGTTCTATTTTGATTGTAGTAAAAGCTTCGTGCCCAGTAAATAATAAACCAATCATGGGCgatatgtttcttttgttatttgtgcTGGAATGGATGTATTTTAAGGGAAGGGCCTGTTGCTAAGGAGAAAGTTGGCAACATCGGGCCGCCTCGAGGCCGATGTACCATGGGAGACCTCAGTTGGTCTCCAGACACACTCCCTCCAGGTAAGTTGTAGACACGCTCCTCATTGAGAGCAGAATGAAAGGTTAAATAAGGTATCAAGGGGATGGTGACGTGTAATAGTGGGgggaaagtgcatatatatgtgtgtgatatataatgaGTTGGTCTCCGGACACGCTCCCtcaaggatgggaggagagaggcgatGCAGCAGCCGGGCATCAAGACAGCATGGCCGCCAGGCCGCCACTTTCCGGAGTCGAGACCATCCACCCAGAACATCATGGAATATCCACCCCTCGGTTAACCATCAGAGTGAGGATCCCGTCGGAGAAGATGGATCCAAATATGCAGAGAGCAGGACAATGATAAATAAGGTGAGGCAGTGCCAATTATTGAGAGAAATTAGATAACACCTGGGAGTCGGTGTCATGGACAATGTGTGGAttgattttcactctctctccctctagtccAGCCAcgaatcattttgtttttttctcttaatgtTTTGTTATAGATTACGTCTGAATAGACAATTTGGTTTAATGCTTGTTGTTCCTTATGACTAAAGGGAGTAATAGCCTCATTATATTTTATGGACCGAACTGGtaatttttttgtaataaatgttataaaGGGGAAATAACCTTTCAATAGACCTTAAATAGTTGCCCATAACTACGAGATAACCAGTCACCGCTCACGACTACCGAAGGCCGTCGAGCCATGCTACCACACTATAACACTATAACCATTGAtcggtggtaaaaaaaaaaaaaaaaaacactacgacATCTGGTTGGCAGCAGGTGGGGCAATGTTGTGACATCTGGTGGCAGTGTTGCTCCCCATCgcaacgacatatatatatatatatatatatatatatatatatatatatatatatatatgtatgtatgtatatatatatatatgtatgtatatatatatatatttatatatatagatatacatatgagtgtacacacacacacacacacacacacacacacacacacacacacacacacacacacacacatatatatatatatatatatatatatatatatatatatatgtgtgtatatatattatatatatatacatatatatatatatatatatatatatatatatatatatatatatatatatactgtatatgcctATCTGTgcgtttatcaatctatctacatatctatttgtctctctctctctctctctctctctctctctctgtctgtctctctctttctctctctctctctctctctctctctctctctctctctttctctctttctctctctctctctctctctctctctctctctctctctctctctctatatatatatatatatatatatatatatatatatatatatatatatatatatatatatatatatatatatgtatgtatataatatatacgtaatatatatatatatatatatatatatatgtatataatatatacgtaatatatatatatatatatatatatatatatatatatatatgtatacaatatatatatataatatatacatacatatatatatacgtagatatatgtgtatttgtgtgtgtgagtgcatatgcatgtccatatataaacatatatatatatatatatatatatatatatatatatatatatatatatatacacacacacacacacacacacgcacgcacacacacacacacatacacacacatatatatatatatatatatatatatatatatatatatatatatatatatatgtttgtgtgtatatgtatatatacatagcttgTTATCTGTGTATCTGGCTTTCATATACGTTTGTAAGCATGTATTTTTCTTGCTatccttttattcatctatcagtcaCTTTACCAatcagtttatctatttgtttatctatctatatgtgtatctacctattctatccatctatttacagcCAAACTTCCAAACGATCAGCGAATGTTACTCACAGGAACGTTGCCGTCAAAGATGTCGGTGCACCTTGGAGGCGACGGGCAAGTCCCAGGCTTCGGGTCTTGTTAAcgaaaggaatgataaaaagtgGATGGAAAGAGTGCAAAATGTGATAGAATGATCCACTGTAATCAGGAAATACGAGGGAAAAATTACAGCAAGCTATAACAGAAATCTAGTATAtgagataacaaataataattaacatggaatagtgatttttttttaattacatgaAATTCCACTCACCACAGCATGCGTACTGGTGAGCGAGGCACACAGCCACAAATACAACAAGGCGAAGGtgcaactaaaaataaaaaaataacaacaataataataataataataatgataataataattgtccacaaacataaaaatattgtAATCACCCCTATTGATAATAAATTACGAATCTACAATCTTTTGAAATGTCAGATCGAAAGTCTGAGAAATAATTATAAACGTAAAGTGTGAGCGTCACCAACCATCGCGACGGGAGAGGGTGAGTGGTTTCTCCGCGCAGGACCGAGGAAGGTGTTGCTACCGAAGGGAAGATCCGCCTTTTTATAAGCGGCCCGAGTGGAGATGCCAGTGCGCATTTAGCAAGGCCGGGATCTTGGAAAccagaaatgaataaattagtGTATACATTaccgaacaaacaaacgcacatatacacacatatatatgactatgaatatacatatatgtgtatatatacatgtatatatacacacatatacttatgtgtatatatatatgtacatatctatatatatatatatatatatatatatatatatatatatatatgtacacacacacacacacacacacacacacacatatatatatatatatatatatatatatatatatatattatacaaatacatatatatatacatatgtatatagatattcacacatatatgtgtatacatatgtgtgtgtatgtgtgtggatatatgtaaatatatatatatatatatatatatatatatatatatatatatatatatatatatatatatatcatcatcatcatcatcatcatcagcctgagtcaatccactgcaggacgtaggcctctcccattcttttccaggttttcctgtcttgcgatgtttgtttccagtcttggcccccaaatttcgctatttcgtcgcgccatcgtgtcattggtctggctcttggcctccttaagttatttatagtccagtctgttactttctttgtccatctgtcgtcttgtctgcgacatacatgccctgcccattgtcatttcttctttttaatgctcctgagtatatcttctaccttcgtctgttctttgatccacgtcgccctcttccgatctctcaggctaattcccatcatcgatctttccatccctgtcTGGGCgattattagtttcctctccagtaacctggttgtagtccatgtttctgacccatagggcataactgggaggacgcattagTTAAAGACtgttctttttaagcacaatggcaaggaacctcttagtgtgctactgtgcctgccgaaggcactccagcctagactgattcgtcgcttta
This portion of the Penaeus vannamei isolate JL-2024 unplaced genomic scaffold, ASM4276789v1 unanchor567, whole genome shotgun sequence genome encodes:
- the LOC113805873 gene encoding uncharacterized protein, giving the protein MRTGISTRAAYKKADLPFGSNTFLGPARRNHSPSPVAMLHLRLVVFVAVCLAHQYACCDPKPGTCPSPPRCTDIFDGNVPSCSVDSDCPREEKCCEDACNPGKICTSFYGLGH